agaaacgggtatgaactcgacttgttctgtttgtgtaaatatgtttaacctagtatccgtgattcagcccattatgattaaacatgtttgcaatgacaattagatattatagtttctcatgccatgcataagtagctaggagtggataatgatttattttggatatcaacatagcgttaaaatgattgtgatgtagtatgacgatatggtatcctcctctgaatgttcgagtggcttgacttggcacatgttcatgcatgtagttgaatcaaaaccaacctagcctctatgatatttatgttcatggtgttcatatcctactcatgctagtgtccaatgttacctatgcataatgcatggttatgattgttgttgctctctagctggccgcttctcaatctaattgctagtcttcgcctgtactaagtgggaattctgcttgtacattaAAAACCTTGAACTCAAAGTTATTCctgatgagtccaccatacctacctatatacgctattaccctgccgtcctaagtaaatttgcatgtgccacctctaaaaacttctaaataaatatcctttttgtgtgcctggatcgttcatggaacgataggaggtggtcggtatcttccatgctaagcgtgTTATTCTCAgtttgagtgtttattcactcgccatcgcacgggaaaaggcggtaatagggatgcccagtcccaaactgcaaacatgaaaaagagttaatctcttaaataatcaaacaaaaactcccaatggagtcaaaacctttacttttattgctTGAGAACCGCCACTAgtgtgcttagcatggaagatattgataactgatggtcgtgaagtaaatgagaagggtgcatgtctcaaaatatcatttacctctgttttaaaaccTGAGCTTTgacacctctgcaaatcactgcttccctctgcaaagggactatctatttacttttatgttgtgtcatcaccttcttaaacaagcgccagaaactgagagagcacagctgccatgatttatgcattgtgtgtagctaatgttgggtgcatcatgactggatcttttctaccatgaattacaatgttaagtcgctgcttgaactttggaggcgCTCTGCATTTATATTAtacggtctcagaaagggctagcgagataccactattgtcatattatatcatggttattttgacaacgtgttgccgtttgagatatcttattattgctcgctagttaattatgtcattgatatgagttaatataatctttaaaagttattgtcggcatggttagttataatgttggctgaaaacctgggtgctgtttaagcttatttatgcaaacaagagcaaaagagttcgtaaaaaaatttctttttcactttcagtttatcaactgaattgcttgaggacaagcaaaggtttaagctgggggagttgatatgtctccaacgtatctactttttctcacgcttttcctcttgttttggactctaatttgcatgatttgaatgaaactaaccccggactgacgttgttttcagcaaaactaccatggtgttgtttttgtgcagaaataaaagttctcggaatggaacgaaactttgcgaggaatttttatatgatatataagaatttctggagacaagacctaccggagaggggcccctgggtgggcacaatccaccagggaGCGCCCCCCTCTCTTGGCGTGCCCAGGAGGGTTGTCCTCACCTGGTGGCTCCatagaccctgaaaccgacgctataaattcctgcttttccagaaaaaaaaatcagggacaaagaattatcgcgatccacgagacggagccgccgtcatctcctgttcttcatcgggaggccagatctggaggccgtttggggctccggagaaggggatcttcgttcttcatcatcaccaacccttctccatcgccaattccatgatgctccccaccgggagtgagtaattccttcgtaggctcactggtcggtgaggagttggatgagatttatcatgtaatcgagttagttttattagggcttgatccctagtatccactatgttctaagattgatgttgctatgactttgctatgcttaatgcttgtcactttgggcccgggtgccatgaactcagatatgaaccgtttatattatcataattatatccatgttttagatccgatcttgcaagttatagtcacctactacgtgttatgatccggcaaccccggagtgacaacaatcgggcccactcccggtgatgaccgtgtttgaggagttcatgtattcactatgcgttaatgctttgttttggttctctattaaaaggaggccttaatatcccttagtttccaatatggactctgctgccacgggagggtaggacaaaagatgtcatgcaagttctttccataagcacgtatgactatttacggaatacatgcctacattatattgacgaactgaagttagtgccatatcgccctaggttataattgtctcatgatgaatatcatccaacaagtcaccgatccaatgcctacgaatttatcttatattgtttctgctaagttactactgctatcatcacggttacacttgctacaaattactgctatcactgttactgttaccattgctgctgtcactattatcaaaactatcatactactttgctactgatcacttttctgcagataattaatctccaggtgtggttaaattgacaactcagctgctaataccttcaaatattgtttggctccccttgtgtcgaatctataaatttgggttgaatactctacactcaaaaactgttgtgatcccctatacttgtgggttatcaatggtGTACATAGAGGGTAGAGACAAGTTACAAGCCAACATCATGTTAGAGGTGGAGAGGAGCATGGCGGCGGTGTTGATGGAGATGGCACCGACCGAAGGACATGGGAGGCGTCTCCTCTCCTCCTTCTTGGCTTGGCCCTCTCCCTATGATGGTGTTGTTGCTATGAAGGTGTGGAAGTGGCAGATGAAACTATTGTGGAGGATGAAGATCCTGATTCCCGGTGGCTAGGGTTGGAGGTGGATTTATAGGAGGCCTCCTCGGGTCTCCTCCGTGGATGTCGCATCTCCTCCTTTCATCCAAGGGTTCTAGGGGAGTTAAATCCTATCCCAAAACAAGCCTTAGTCGTCAAGGATCCCGTAGGAACAAACTGAGATAAAATTGGAGCAAAATCGGGTAAGTTATGGCCGAATTACTGCAGCGTCGGCCTCTAGTACGAGCGCCGGTATGTGCGCGAGCACATGAACCACATGTCATCGTTCATTCTAGACTTCGGGAGCACTTTCGTATTTTGGTCGTCATTTCTTCATATGAACTACAATGTTGACATTTTTGGGATCATTGGATTGCTAGTGAAAATCCCGATGTGCCAGTGGCCTTAGATATTCAATTTTGTAACTTTAATAAATGTTAAAACATCAAAAAGTCTATAGGGCCTTAATCTGATGCCTGGAACTTCTCCGCCATGACTCCAACTTGGTGCTTTTGATGTGCCAAGTCCATGTACATGCCAACATACCTACAAAGACCCCAATACAAAAggaaactaataaaaataaaatttgtGCAACAAACTCGGTAAAACAAGTAAATAGCGGAAACTATACATTGAGGACATGAATAAGTGCTAGATGGATATGATATGAGTGATTTTGGCACTAAAATATACTCTAAAAGTTATGCATAAAATCCACTCATCAACCTTCCCAATATTAAACTTTACTCGTCCTCGAGCAACAAGGTTGGTAAACTAGAGTTGTCCATCTAGCTCATCAATAAAAATTGTTACCCAGAAGCGTATCCTTGTCTTCTATGCAAGCTCTAAGCATGATAGAACATATTTGTACAAGGTAGCACATGCTCAGTTATATAATCTATTTTGACATCCAATCCACTTAGAGCTTCAACAAGTATCTATGCTTCATATCAAAGTTTAATTTAGCATGAAAACAAATACTTGGATCCTCTTActtaatactccctctgttcctaaatgtaagtctttctagagattccactaaatgaactacatacgaagcaaaatgaatgaatctacgcttaaaatgcatctatatacatccgtatgtggttcctaatggaatctctacaaagacttatatttaggaacggaggaagtagtatATTCATCTCTTTTTGTTGTTTTTCTTTCCAAACAAACTTGAGCACATAAAGTTGTCAAGAAAGTAAAGATATAGCTCATTCATGCGGACGCTGCCTTTTTGCTCCtaggtgcatatgcacccattgtcgaaaacacacattttgaaaagttgaaaaattcgaaacaaaaatcccgcgtgtatatccggacattttatgtccgttcgcaaggtttcggtgaaaaacgacgttttttgtggcttgtgtaaaaaagataAAGAAATGCCTCGTGAATAGTTAGAATGAACATCAGAAAttgtcttttttacacaagccacaaaaaatgTCGTTTTTCACCGAAACCTTGTGAACGGACATAAAATGTCCGGATATACACGCGGGATTTTTGTTCCGAATTTTTCAACTTTTCGAAATGTGTATTTcgacaatgggtgcatatgcacgTAGGAGCAAAAGGGAATATCCGTCATTCATGCCCAGTAAGGTTTTCAAGTCAAAGCTCTCAAGTAATTACTTCAGTTGTGACGCATCCAGAATAGGTATCTCCAAGTTCTCAAGATTATGCCAAAAGGCGAAATACAAATGAGGGGGTTTCACTGTGGCTTATGTTTGAATACAATGGACCAAGAATTGTCTCTTTCGAGCGCAATGATCAATATTCTTTTATTACCACATACACGCACTCTCAAGAGAAAAATCGAATAATAATTGATGTAGTGTTGCACTACTAACGTTAAAAATTCATGGCCGTAATCCGAGCGAAAAGTCTGGTGGATTGTTCATTGGCCAGCGGAGTCCTCGACATAAACTCAAGAGAGGCGACGAAGTCACACCCATGTGGCATAAAACAACATAAGGTGACAAGGCCATGGAACCAGCAAGAAGCTGAAACGTCATGTATTGCAACATAGGTTTTGGCATAATCTTAAATATTATGGACTATTGATTCTGTATAAATAACGACCAAAGCAAGAACTATTAAGTCCGGATTTCGTTTTGCTTCTCCCGGCCGATCGACTCGACTCTTTTCCCTACCCCCGACCTCTTGTTGTAAACACTATGTGGTTGAGGTACTCCATAactttttgttttaaaaaaaatctaACAAGTCTCGAAAAAATTATTCAATCgtcatttttcttttctttcgaaAAAGTATAGGTCATGGCAATGTCTTTTAGACGATCACAAGATTGTTTCCAAGATAAGCAAAAACTTGAACAAAGTGCATAGAAACATTAACTTGGCAATATGGGGACTGACTTGCGCAAGTGATTCCCTTATGCGAATACAGACCAATCATACCTAAGCAAGCATGTCAAACAGTGAAAACATGATTGCATAGCATTTGTCAGATGAAGATCATTGCACAAGACTACAAATGCAAAAGTAACTTCCCCAAGCTTTGAATTTTGTAAGAACGAATCTCAAAATAAATTATAAAATGAAAAGAGAAAGTGCAATTTCTTAAAGGCCAGTAAAGAAAGAGGAACCTCCCTAAGCTTAGAGTAAGCAAGGGTAATGATTTTTTTTTACCGTTGACGTGCAAACGACCTCTCCTTTAATGGACATGGACCTATACTTCGTCAAAATGTTCTTTGATATGCTCGGGTAGACATTTTTTTATGTGCAAACATTTGATTTATTCATGAACATGTTTTCAATTTCATGACCATTTATTgaatttgtgatttttttttcattttctaaattcatatttttttgaatttgcgaACGTTTTTTTAAATCACTAACATTTTTAAATTCGATTTTTTTTCGAAATCCCAAACAATTTTATAGaagcaaaaaaatagaaaaaataaataaataaacagtGGCGCCTGCCCcctacatgggccggcccaaaagCGCGCGCTTCCTCGATTTCCACCGCACGGGTCGCTGAATAGGAGCTCCCTGGAGAGACATCGCTGGCCACGCGCATTAATTGGAAGGTTTTAGTATAAATTAAATAAATACCATCGTATCATCTGATTTGGATTTGAGCCTAATAATCTTTAGTCAATATTACCCCAAAAATATACtacctctgtcccataatataagacgtttttgcagttcAAATGCAAAGACGTCTGATATTAAGGGGCGGAGGGAGGACATACCATGATAGTATGCCAAGAGGCTTAACCCATCCCTTCATCGCCTCTCCTTTCTCCCCCACCGCCCACTCTGAGTGCTCCTATTTGACGCCATTTGATGCTAGTGGCGTCAAATAGTCGTTATTTCGCACGGGACATCCTTCCTGACTAGGTCGACGCATAGCGAGCGAGCCTGATTGTCCTATAGCAAGACGTTCTTCTTGTTGCGACACATTTTCTTCTTCTGTTTTACTTACTTCAGATTGATTTTTTATTTTCAAAATATGAATATATAAAATattattacatatatatatatatatagttttaAAAGTGAACAATATTTTAAATTTGAGAACATTTCTGAAAAACAACatatttttgaaattttgaacattttctagaaaaaccatgaatattttttaaacgCTTACATTTTGTGTTTTTTTAAGTAAAGAAACCAAAAGCAGgtaaagaaaaaaaatcagaaatgaAAGAAAGGTTCACAAAACCGCTATTTGTGGATGTATAATAATAGCTTAAATGGGTTAGCACATCTGAACTTCCCTCGCTCGGTTCCTTGTGCGAAACAACGACATCTTAACGTAATAAGCGTCAAATAGAAATTGGCGCTCACTTTCTCTTTACTGCACACGACAACAAGTCACAAATCCTGTGAGCCCATCTCGATATCGGTGTATTTATTAGCACTCCTGATCGTTGCCCGTTCCTGCGCGCCAACGTAAACATGGGAAAAAATCTTATACTACTAGGTCGTACGCCTCGCTACGCCATTCAGATTCACGACACGTGTCAGTACCTATCTCAAAGCACTAGTCCCCGATTATATCCAGCCAAGCCTTAATTCTGATTTCCAACCGGCCATTAttaagactacccacagtggtaacatcacacatatctagataaaatagatgatgtggcaagcaataaatgaagaaagagagacatgtagtaacatagctagttactactagtatgagtaacatcgcacatatcaaggcaagatgagtctatagcataataaatgaagtattgcatgttaccacaaatatgttactccccactatagaggtattaacatagagtagtaacatgccaactacccattgtggctagtctaatCCCACAGGAAGTCTAGAGTTCTGCACGACctctcgtcgccgccgccgtctaGAGTTCGGAATTCCCTAGAGTTCTGCGCGTCCTCCTCACCGTCCTATCCGCCGCATGGCCGCTGTTGCCGCAAAGGTTGTGCAAAACCTACACAGCTTCAGTGCGAATCAGGATTAAGGCCCGGCtcagagggtgcttggatacgttttagtcccatgactaaaaatAATGGAACTAAAATTTTCTATTTTTAGATCCCTCCTGTTACAACGCCTCCTCGTTTCCTCAAGGAGAGGTTGATAATTCTCATCTCTATCACACCTGTCGAATTCTTTATCCGCCAACTGACTTTCGCGGATAAAATTGTGCAAGGCCATACATGCAACAATaatttttgtttgcttgtgtagaggataactttgtatttTAAAAAGGATCCTCAACTTATTTTTCAAGACTCCAAAAGAACGCTCAATGACATTGCGTAGTCTAGAATGAGTGTAGTTGAAGTGCTCTTTTTTACCTCTCGGCATGGTGCCTTGATGGAACTCTTGGAAATGGTACTTCTGCCCCCTATATGGTGCAAGATAATCCGCCTTGTTGGGGTAGCCCGAGTCAACAAGATAAAAAATTTCTATTGATGGCAAATGCATTTCAGTCAAAGTCAGTGTCAATGTATACACAATTCAATCATGTATTGAATGTGAAGTATGGTACCTGGAGGTGGATGAGGAAACTTGTGACTAAACCGGCTAAGGGCATCCTTGAAGGGCCTCATATCATGAACCGATCCAGGCCACCCGGCAAGAACGAAAGTGAATCTCATGTTGAAATCACATACAACCATAACATTCTGACTACAGTAGCCATGTCTGTTTAAGTACTGCGGAATCTTGGTAGGTGGCACCACAACTTGCACATGAGTCCCATCTATTGCCCCAATGCTGTCATTGAACCATGGATGCCACTGAGCATTTCTTAACCTTTCATGCACAACTCTGAATTCAGGATCTCTGGTCGCCCAGGTACGTAAGCAGAAGTACCATCCACAGCTACCTCATGCAACAGTCCAATGTACTCAGGGTTACCCTTTCTAAATTTCTTGAGATTTGGTCTACTCTGCAAAATAGTATTTGTACAACATTAGCATATGTCTCCATTGCTCATGTACTTGTCATTGAAAAAGCTTTAGTTGTCGTACCTTGATCTCCCTCTCCCACCAAGCTGTAGTTGCCGTAACTTCTCCATGTTCGCCGCGGCCGCATCCGGTTTGTTGCTGCAACCATACCCAATCATTGTACACACCCTTCAGGTTCTGGATTTTGTTCTTCACTTCCCTCCCTAGATGCCACAATTTTGTCTTTTGATAATATTTCTCCATAATATTTTTGTAACCCTGACTGGTCCAAACTTTAGCAGTAAAATTGCCATCCTCTATCTCCTCACAAGCTAACTCACACAAAATGTACGTATTTTCGTCGGTCCAATTAGCCTTGCTTTTTGGCTTCTAAAAGAAATATGCATAAGTAAACATCCTAAATCTCTCTGTTTCAAAGAAATGGTGTGAGCAGAATTTCAAAGAAAATTGTATACCTTCCTATGCTGGTTCAGCGTGTTCTCATCTTCATCTTCGTCTTCTTCGATGCCGTCATCATCATCCACCGGAATCGGCGCTACCTGCGGCTGCCTGCTGCTGCTCGCGCCATTTGAACCCCCACGACGTGCAGCAACTCGCATGGCAGCAGCATCACCTCCCCCCGGCACCACGACGGCCTTGCCGCGAGCACCTGGTGCCCTCGCTACGGACAGACCTTGCGAGGTGGACGACCTCGCAGCGGCAAGCCATCTGATCTTGCCCTCTGTGGGGGGAAACCTTGACCGGAGCCGCTGTCCCGTTGAAGGATATGCGTGTACATGGTCATGTCGGGGTACGAGGCGGCGCCGCAGTCGGCGTTGAGGTCAAGGTTCCCCAGGTCCATGCGCGGTGCGGCGACGTTCCCGGCCCTCGGAACGCGGCCGCCGGAACTATCACGCCGGAGATGAGGCGGCGTCAAGCCCCACCCTTCGCCGTCCATGGCCTCCGCAGCAGCACCAGACTATTCCGTTTGAGACAAGAAATCGAACGGGGCGCCGTCCATGCATATGGCGGATGGATCTGAGACAAGACTCTCATCCGATTAATGGAAAAACAAGCACAAAACTAAAGAAATCGAACGGCGCCGTCCATGGCGGATGGATCTTAGCCTTCA
The Aegilops tauschii subsp. strangulata cultivar AL8/78 chromosome 3, Aet v6.0, whole genome shotgun sequence genome window above contains:
- the LOC109739407 gene encoding uncharacterized protein isoform X1 yields the protein MRVAARRGGSNGASSSRQPQVAPIPVDDDDGIEEDEDEDENTLNQHRKKPKSKANWTDENTYILCELACEEIEDGNFTAKVWTSQGYKNIMEKYYQKTKLWHLGREVKNKIQNLKGVYNDWVWLQQQTGCGRGEHGEVTATTAWWEREIKSRPNLKKFRKGNPEYIGLLHEVAVDGTSAYVPGRPEILNSELCMKG
- the LOC109739407 gene encoding uncharacterized protein isoform X2, with amino-acid sequence MRVAARRGGSNGASSSRQPQVAPIPVDDDDGIEEDEDEDENTLNQHRKPKSKANWTDENTYILCELACEEIEDGNFTAKVWTSQGYKNIMEKYYQKTKLWHLGREVKNKIQNLKGVYNDWVWLQQQTGCGRGEHGEVTATTAWWEREIKSRPNLKKFRKGNPEYIGLLHEVAVDGTSAYVPGRPEILNSELCMKG
- the LOC109739407 gene encoding uncharacterized protein isoform X3, producing MRVAARRGGSNGASSSRQPQVAPIPVDDDDGIEEDEDEDENTLNQHRKQQTGCGRGEHGEVTATTAWWEREIKSRPNLKKFRKGNPEYIGLLHEVAVDGTSAYVPGRPEILNSELCMKG